One window of Polynucleobacter sp. HIN5 genomic DNA carries:
- a CDS encoding class I SAM-dependent rRNA methyltransferase: protein MNYNIILEAGKERPIVRRHPWVYATAIKRVDGKPKAGATVQILSQDGRWIAKGAYSPLSKIRVRVWSWNESEAIDHAFFKRKISTAIQHRQQWVKDSNAIRLIAGEADGLPGLIVDQYDRVIVCQFLSAGVEYWRDAIISALQEQTQCSLMVERSDAAVRAREGLAEQSGILSGEHDGELVLVNEHGIQYGIDVLEGHKTGFYIDQRDNRKLVSELASNRRVLNMFCYTGGFSLAALQGGANSVMSVDSSGDALALAQCQMAMNGYSPELATWHDADAFSTLRELRGAQEKFDLIVLDPPKFAPSAQHLERALKAYKEINRAALQLLNPGGLLFTFSCSGAVSPQHFEQMITSSVNEAMAHMQDHGTSYRVMRRLAAGLDHPVLASFPEGEYLKGLLLQRTQ, encoded by the coding sequence GTGAACTACAACATCATCCTTGAGGCGGGAAAAGAGCGGCCCATTGTGCGCAGGCACCCTTGGGTCTATGCCACTGCAATCAAGCGGGTTGATGGAAAGCCTAAAGCAGGTGCAACGGTTCAGATCCTGAGTCAAGATGGCCGCTGGATTGCCAAAGGAGCCTATAGTCCTTTATCTAAAATCCGCGTTCGCGTTTGGTCATGGAATGAAAGCGAAGCTATCGATCACGCCTTCTTTAAGCGCAAAATTAGTACCGCAATACAGCACCGGCAGCAATGGGTAAAAGATAGCAATGCGATTCGGTTAATTGCTGGGGAGGCCGATGGATTGCCCGGTCTGATTGTTGACCAATATGATCGCGTGATTGTTTGCCAGTTTCTGAGTGCAGGTGTGGAATATTGGCGAGACGCCATCATCAGTGCCTTACAAGAGCAAACCCAGTGCTCTTTGATGGTCGAGCGATCGGATGCCGCAGTGCGAGCACGAGAGGGATTAGCTGAGCAGAGTGGTATTTTGTCTGGCGAGCATGATGGCGAGCTCGTTTTGGTCAATGAGCATGGGATTCAGTATGGAATCGATGTGCTAGAAGGTCATAAGACCGGTTTTTATATTGATCAGCGCGATAACCGCAAGCTGGTGTCTGAGCTCGCAAGCAATCGCCGGGTGCTCAATATGTTTTGCTACACCGGCGGCTTCTCTTTGGCTGCTTTGCAAGGAGGGGCAAACAGCGTCATGTCAGTTGATTCATCGGGGGATGCCCTAGCGTTGGCACAGTGTCAAATGGCAATGAATGGCTATTCTCCGGAATTGGCCACTTGGCATGATGCCGATGCCTTTTCTACCCTTCGAGAATTGCGGGGCGCCCAGGAAAAATTTGATTTAATCGTCTTGGACCCCCCAAAGTTTGCCCCATCGGCTCAGCATCTTGAGCGTGCCCTAAAAGCTTATAAAGAGATTAATCGCGCTGCCTTGCAATTACTCAATCCGGGCGGCTTGCTATTTACATTTTCCTGCTCGGGCGCTGTTAGCCCCCAGCATTTTGAGCAAATGATCACCTCATCCGTGAATGAGGCTATGGCACATATGCAAGATCATGGAACAAGCTACCGGGTCATGCGGCGTTTGGCGGCGGGATTGGATCACCCGGTTCTGGCTAGTTTTCCGGAAGGGGAGTACCTCAAGGGATTGCTGCTCCAACGTACCCAATAA
- a CDS encoding tyrosine recombinase XerC — protein sequence MDTLSAKIEAYLNNLHVVRQLSVHTIKAYRADLKILCESAQVEQCAIDQINHALIRRWTATLHAKGLSARSIARVLSAWRGFYDWLLLESKGQSGLGSNPVADIKAPKRSKLLPKALSVEQALALIEFAAKEATENDNWELSRDYALIELLYSSGLRLSELLGLDSDPSRDSLGWIDWRASEVSVLGKGNKRRTIPVGKPAMAALQRWKSQRALLTLQDERALFVSIQGKRLAPRTVQARLRSMAIRAGLPTHVHPHMMRHSFASHVLQSSHDLRAVQEMLGHASIASTQIYTALDFQHLAKAYDNAHPRAKVKSNKA from the coding sequence GTGGACACTCTCTCGGCAAAGATCGAGGCTTACCTAAATAACTTGCATGTTGTGCGGCAATTATCAGTTCATACGATTAAAGCGTATCGCGCTGATTTAAAAATTCTCTGTGAGAGCGCGCAAGTCGAGCAGTGTGCGATTGATCAAATTAATCATGCACTCATTCGTCGTTGGACTGCAACGCTTCATGCGAAGGGATTGTCTGCGCGATCGATTGCTCGGGTTTTATCAGCGTGGCGCGGTTTTTATGACTGGCTCTTATTGGAAAGTAAAGGTCAGTCTGGCCTAGGCTCAAATCCCGTGGCTGATATCAAAGCGCCTAAGCGCAGTAAATTACTGCCAAAGGCATTATCGGTAGAGCAAGCGCTAGCCCTCATTGAGTTCGCCGCCAAAGAGGCGACTGAAAACGATAATTGGGAACTGAGTCGTGATTATGCTTTGATTGAACTTTTGTATTCATCAGGCTTGCGCCTCTCAGAGCTCCTAGGCCTAGATAGTGATCCTAGTCGAGATTCTTTAGGTTGGATTGATTGGCGCGCAAGTGAAGTTTCGGTTCTTGGTAAGGGCAATAAGCGCAGGACCATTCCAGTTGGCAAGCCCGCCATGGCAGCGTTACAGCGTTGGAAATCGCAACGCGCTTTATTAACGTTGCAGGATGAGCGAGCTTTATTTGTGTCTATTCAGGGTAAGCGGCTTGCGCCACGAACCGTTCAGGCCCGTTTGCGATCAATGGCTATTCGTGCCGGTTTGCCTACTCATGTGCACCCACATATGATGCGCCATAGCTTTGCCAGCCATGTACTGCAATCCTCACATGACTTGCGAGCTGTACAAGAAATGCTGGGTCACGCGAGTATTGCCAGTACGCAAATTTATACTGCGCTGGATTTTCAGCATCTAGCAAAAGCCTATGACAATGCTCACCCCCGCGCCAAAGTGAAGAGTAATAAAGCGTGA
- a CDS encoding DUF484 family protein gives MSAPELSQDEQEALVAQWLKACPGFFERHAEVLQEVRLKDPNSDRAISLQERQMHLLRSQNQELNARLNEMLRFGSRNDKTQVGMVAWLQKLIEAQDTQQVNSAIESGLSSVFEVEVCKVLPIDSAFEALLERPICQPFAKCPDVFKEKLAHLQAKDDWQSVAILAMPLEQNRFAGLALLSKDGERFTEDMGVFYLRQIAGLAAAALRRVAG, from the coding sequence ATGAGTGCTCCAGAGCTGAGTCAGGATGAACAAGAAGCCTTAGTGGCCCAATGGCTAAAAGCTTGCCCAGGATTTTTTGAGCGCCATGCTGAGGTCTTGCAAGAAGTTCGTCTAAAAGATCCCAACAGCGATCGAGCCATTTCGCTGCAAGAGCGGCAAATGCATTTGCTACGCTCACAAAACCAAGAGCTCAATGCACGCTTAAACGAAATGCTGCGTTTTGGCAGTCGCAATGACAAGACCCAAGTGGGAATGGTTGCTTGGTTACAAAAGCTCATTGAAGCGCAAGATACTCAGCAAGTAAATAGCGCGATCGAAAGTGGTCTTTCCTCTGTCTTTGAGGTCGAGGTTTGTAAAGTATTGCCAATTGATTCTGCGTTTGAGGCATTGTTAGAGCGCCCCATTTGCCAGCCCTTCGCAAAATGTCCGGATGTATTTAAAGAAAAGCTAGCTCATTTGCAGGCCAAGGATGATTGGCAGAGCGTAGCAATACTAGCAATGCCATTGGAGCAAAATCGCTTTGCCGGCTTAGCTCTTCTCAGTAAAGATGGCGAACGTTTTACAGAGGATATGGGCGTGTTTTATTTAAGACAAATTGCTGGTTTGGCTGCAGCAGCGTTGCGGCGGGTTGCCGGTTAA
- the gatB gene encoding Asp-tRNA(Asn)/Glu-tRNA(Gln) amidotransferase subunit GatB produces MMKWEIVIGLETHTQLLTQSKIFSGASTQFGAAPNTQACAVDLALPGVLPVLNRQAVEHAIRFGLAIGAQISPRSIFARKNYFYPDLPKGYQISQYEIPVVVGGQIEIVVDGQTKVIELTRAHLEEDAGKSVHENFSGPHGEPASGIDLNRAGTPLLEIVTEPVMRSAAEAVAYAKALHALVVWLGVCDGNMQEGSFRCDANVSVRPKGQSEFGTRCEIKNLNSFRFLEEAIQYEVRRQIELIEDGGTVIQETRLYDPDLQETRSMRSKEDAQDYRYFPDPDLLPLVIHADWIEEIRAGMPALPATLRAQWQSEYGLSPYDSQILSQDRATADLLMELVRRLGAKHAKTIANFITGDLASALNRSNLSAHELPIEIAQIEALLNRSLDGTISNKIAKEIFISIWEDALANKPAIPIDEMIEQRGLKQITDIGALEALVDGVLQANSKSVEEFKSGKEKAFNALIGQAMKASQGKANPQQLNEILRKKLQSG; encoded by the coding sequence ATGATGAAGTGGGAAATTGTCATTGGTCTCGAGACCCATACGCAATTACTAACGCAGTCCAAGATATTTAGTGGGGCGAGTACGCAATTTGGTGCTGCCCCAAACACACAAGCCTGCGCCGTTGATTTAGCGCTGCCGGGAGTATTGCCCGTTCTTAATCGACAAGCAGTTGAGCACGCGATTCGTTTTGGTTTGGCAATTGGTGCCCAGATTTCTCCGCGCAGTATTTTTGCCCGTAAAAATTATTTTTACCCCGATCTGCCTAAGGGCTATCAAATTAGTCAATACGAGATACCAGTGGTCGTCGGTGGACAAATTGAAATCGTTGTCGATGGTCAGACAAAGGTGATTGAGTTAACGCGAGCCCACTTAGAGGAAGATGCTGGCAAATCCGTTCATGAGAACTTTTCTGGCCCTCATGGCGAACCAGCTAGCGGGATTGATTTAAATCGAGCCGGCACTCCTCTTTTAGAAATTGTCACTGAGCCCGTAATGCGCAGTGCTGCTGAGGCGGTTGCTTATGCCAAAGCCCTTCATGCGTTAGTAGTGTGGTTAGGGGTATGCGATGGCAATATGCAAGAAGGCTCTTTTCGCTGCGATGCCAATGTATCGGTGCGGCCCAAGGGACAGAGTGAATTCGGGACGCGTTGCGAGATTAAGAATTTAAATTCTTTCCGATTCTTAGAAGAGGCAATTCAGTATGAAGTGCGACGCCAAATTGAACTAATTGAAGATGGCGGTACGGTTATTCAGGAAACGCGCTTATACGACCCCGATCTTCAAGAAACGCGCAGTATGCGCAGCAAAGAAGACGCACAAGATTATCGGTATTTTCCAGACCCTGATTTATTGCCACTCGTTATTCATGCGGATTGGATTGAAGAAATTCGCGCTGGTATGCCAGCATTGCCAGCGACGTTACGCGCGCAGTGGCAATCTGAATATGGACTAAGCCCTTACGATAGTCAGATCCTCAGTCAGGACCGTGCCACAGCTGATTTATTGATGGAGCTGGTCCGCCGTTTGGGCGCGAAACACGCCAAGACGATTGCAAACTTCATTACTGGCGATTTGGCCTCGGCTTTAAATCGCTCGAATTTATCCGCTCATGAATTACCAATTGAAATTGCTCAGATTGAGGCGCTACTTAATCGTTCTCTAGACGGAACGATTTCCAACAAGATTGCAAAAGAGATATTCATCTCAATTTGGGAGGATGCGCTCGCCAACAAACCGGCCATCCCAATTGATGAAATGATTGAGCAACGCGGATTAAAGCAAATTACCGACATTGGCGCCCTAGAAGCCCTCGTTGATGGGGTGTTACAGGCCAATTCAAAATCCGTTGAAGAGTTTAAGTCTGGCAAAGAGAAAGCCTTTAACGCCTTAATTGGGCAGGCGATGAAAGCCTCGCAAGGTAAAGCAAATCCTCAGCAGCTCAATGAGATATTGCGCAAGAAATTACAAAGTGGATAG